The Nitrospirota bacterium genome includes the window TGTAATTCAATAGATTTAGAATTGATCTATTATCCTTTTTGTGCTTTTCTACTTCAGATTTCCTTTTATCTTCGTCTTCTATTTGATCTTTATCTGTATCAGCATCGCAAATGATAAAAACTGGTATATTTAATAATTGGGCCATCGCCAAAGGTTTAATAATTGAGCTTTTACCTCCAATAGGGACAATATGGCATCCATATTTCCTAAAATCCATAATCCTTTCTGTAAGCATCAAATATGTTGAGATGTATGCAACATCTTCTATACCTTCAGTTAAAATCAAATTATTACAGAAAAACATTTCATTAATTATTGGATTAAGAGACGGATATAGTTTTGCCAACATCCCTTCTTCTTTTAGTGCCTTTTGTCCCGATGCTTC containing:
- a CDS encoding TOPRIM nucleotidyl transferase/hydrolase domain-containing protein, with protein sequence MSDKLEASGQKALKEEGMLAKLYPSLNPIINEMFFCNNLILTEGIEDVAYISTYLMLTERIMDFRKYGCHIVPIGGKSSIIKPLAMAQLLNIPVFIICDADTDKDQIEDEDKRKSEVEKHKKDNRSILNLLNYTDLNEWPTDSVIQKNLYMWKTNLTKIIEDEFGEDWKTYKDSASDYYGNPGGLKKNPLTIARALKSAWGKGLKSASLVKLVEAIVDFAKK